One Triplophysa rosa linkage group LG21, Trosa_1v2, whole genome shotgun sequence DNA segment encodes these proteins:
- the aimp1b gene encoding aminoacyl tRNA synthase complex-interacting multifunctional protein 1, giving the protein MSDNRPHVSRSDSNDEDQMMEYLTHQLLFLQDKAMLHASVREEKKLLVENGKLKKDIEDLKKVLQDTQKRKAVKLRQERVLKATITSKTQLLQESAPPPQTAPSARSSTTPRVSESQTRHDRRRGRGRRGAAVNPELLNTSQSANLLMREQKPDVSRLDLRVGRVLTVRNHPDSTSLVIQEVELGEPAPRTVVSVQCSHMTPEQLVGSLVVLLCNVRSMKVRGVQSQARLLFAVNQESTEPLTPPTGAQPGDRITVQNYPGVPEKELNPKCRIWEHLLPDLNTDAKGVATYKGVAFEVPGKGLCRAPGVRNVHAWSCPERVCL; this is encoded by the exons ATGTCTGATAATCGTCCTCATGTCTCCAGATCAGATTCTAATGATGAAGATCAGATGATGGAATATTTGACACATCAGCTGCTCTTCCTTCAGGACAAAGCCA TGCTGCATGCATCAGTACGGGAAGAGAAGAAGCTGCTGGTTGAAAATGGCAAACTGAAGAAGGACATTGAAGACCTGAAGAAAGTCCTGCAGGACACACAGAAGAGGAAAGCAG TAAAGCTGCGTCAGGAGAGAGTTCTCAAAGCAACAATCacatcaaaaacacaactgCTGCAAGAAAGTGCCCCCCCGCCACAAACTGCCCCGTCTGCCCGTTCCTCGACAACACCTCGAGTGTCAGAGAGTCAAACACGTCATGACAGGAGACGCGGGAGAGGCAGGAGAG GGGCGGCTGTGAACCCTGAGCTTCTCAACACTTCTCAATCTGCAAACCTTCTCATGAGAGAACAGAAACCTGACGTGTCCCGGCTGGATCTGCGGGTCGGTCGGGTTCTGACAGTCCGGAATCATCCAGACTCGACATCATTGGTCATTCAGGAGGTGGAGTTAGGAGAACCCGCCCCCAGAACTGTAGTCAGCGTTCAGTGCAGTCACATGACCCCAGAACAG ttggtTGGCTCTCTCGTGGTGTTGTTGTGTAATGTGCGGTCAATGAAGGTGCGAGGGGTTCAGTCACAAGCCCGCCTCCTCTTTGCTGTCAATCAAGAGAGTACAGAACCCTTAACCCCGCCCACTGGAGCTCAGCCCGGTGACAGAATCACTGTCCAGAATTACCCCG GTGTTCCTGAGAAAGAGCTGAATCCCAAATGCAGAATCTGGGAGCATTTACTCCCTGACCTGAACACGGATGCAAAGGGAGTGGCGACATACAAGGGCGTGGCCTTTGAAGTCCCCGGGAAGGGCCTCTGTCGGGCCCCCGGCGTCAGAAACG TCCATGCATGGTCATGTCCGGAACGGGTGTGTCTCTGA